A DNA window from Streptomyces sp. B21-083 contains the following coding sequences:
- a CDS encoding glycoside hydrolase family 113, whose product MPRAESASASAVGDPAPARAARPWRRGDPQLGAQVLWYTYPGETDRSVRGNALRLVNYMVGKHMNAVSVTFPFATSGPTSSGVGASARTPSVRHLGMLMDTAAAAGLRITLRPLLDEQSLVARDPLAWRGSLAPADRAAWFRSYGAFLAPYLGLAARHHASTFVVGTELTSLEDDPRWRSLIATARGSFPGELSYDANWDDYVSRHVPVPVDHLGVDAYFPLPRLGDDASVAEIADGWQRWLDRKSTGKLPRVVLSEVGIIAEDGAYRHPAVWKGGGKLNPTVQRRWFEAACRVARDRDMAGLYWWNLDFHADPAAGAPAASHTSFLGRPAEAVIASCFRTWPR is encoded by the coding sequence GTGCCGCGCGCGGAGTCCGCATCGGCGTCCGCTGTCGGTGACCCGGCGCCGGCGCGGGCCGCCCGGCCCTGGCGGCGCGGGGACCCGCAGCTCGGCGCGCAGGTGCTCTGGTACACCTACCCGGGCGAAACGGACCGGTCCGTGCGCGGCAACGCGCTGCGCCTCGTGAACTACATGGTCGGCAAGCACATGAACGCGGTCTCGGTGACGTTTCCCTTCGCGACGTCCGGCCCGACGTCGAGCGGGGTCGGCGCTTCGGCCAGGACCCCGTCCGTACGGCATCTGGGGATGCTCATGGACACGGCGGCGGCGGCCGGGCTGCGCATCACGCTGCGTCCGCTGCTCGACGAGCAGAGCCTGGTGGCCCGGGATCCGCTGGCCTGGCGCGGCTCGCTCGCCCCTGCCGACAGGGCCGCCTGGTTCCGTTCGTACGGGGCGTTCCTCGCGCCGTATCTCGGCCTCGCGGCCCGCCATCACGCCAGTACCTTCGTCGTCGGGACGGAGCTGACGTCGTTGGAGGACGACCCGCGCTGGCGTTCGCTGATCGCCACGGCACGCGGGTCGTTCCCCGGTGAACTGTCCTACGACGCCAACTGGGACGACTACGTCTCCCGGCATGTCCCCGTCCCCGTCGACCACCTGGGGGTCGACGCGTACTTCCCGCTCCCCCGGCTCGGCGACGACGCGTCCGTGGCGGAGATCGCCGACGGCTGGCAGCGCTGGCTGGACCGCAAGAGCACCGGGAAACTGCCCCGGGTCGTCCTGAGCGAGGTCGGGATCATCGCGGAGGACGGCGCCTATCGTCACCCGGCGGTCTGGAAGGGCGGGGGGAAGCTCAACCCCACGGTGCAGCGACGCTGGTTCGAGGCGGCCTGCCGGGTCGCCCGGGACCGGGACATGGCCGGCCTGTACTGGTGGAACCTCGACTTCCACGCCGACCCCGCGGCCGGCGCTCCCGCCGCCTCCCACACGTCGTTCCTCGGCCGTCCCGCCGAGGCCGTCATCGCCTCCT